One part of the Algibacter sp. L1A34 genome encodes these proteins:
- the hisA gene encoding 1-(5-phosphoribosyl)-5-[(5-phosphoribosylamino)methylideneamino]imidazole-4-carboxamide isomerase, with amino-acid sequence MRIIPAIDIIDGKCVRLSKGDYNTKIIYNENPLEIAKQYEAHGIECLHLVDLDGAKASHIVNHKVLEAIASKTSLKIDFGGGLKTDEDLRIAFECGAGQITGGSIAVKQPDVFKNWLSKFGADKIILGADANNEKIAISGWLEESEEELIPFVKNYQKEGVQYVICTDIAKDGMLEGPSFDLYEKMLNQLPNIKLIASGGISTFDELPKLAELGCEGTIIGKAIYENKISLKQLENFILNK; translated from the coding sequence TGAGAATAATACCAGCAATAGACATTATAGACGGTAAATGTGTACGTTTATCAAAAGGCGATTACAATACTAAAATAATATATAATGAGAATCCTTTAGAAATAGCTAAACAATATGAAGCTCATGGTATCGAGTGTTTACATTTAGTGGATTTAGATGGAGCTAAGGCCAGTCATATTGTAAACCATAAGGTTTTAGAAGCTATTGCAAGCAAAACCAGTTTGAAAATTGATTTTGGTGGTGGATTAAAAACAGACGAGGATTTACGTATCGCTTTCGAGTGTGGTGCTGGACAAATTACAGGAGGAAGTATTGCTGTAAAACAACCTGACGTTTTTAAAAATTGGTTATCTAAATTTGGTGCAGATAAAATTATTTTAGGCGCCGATGCTAATAACGAAAAAATAGCCATTAGTGGTTGGTTAGAAGAATCGGAGGAAGAATTAATTCCTTTTGTAAAGAACTATCAAAAAGAAGGTGTGCAGTATGTAATTTGTACAGATATCGCTAAGGATGGCATGTTAGAAGGGCCTTCTTTCGATTTGTATGAAAAAATGCTTAACCAACTTCCTAATATAAAATTAATTGCAAGTGGTGGTATTTCAACTTTTGATGAATTACCAAAATTAGCCGAATTAGGTTGCGAAGGCACTATAATTGGTAAAGCCATTTATGAGAATAAAATTAGCTTAAAACAATTGGAGAATTTTATCTTGAATAAATAA
- the hisF gene encoding imidazole glycerol phosphate synthase subunit HisF — MLTKRIIPCLDIKNGRTVKGVNFVDLRDAGDPVELAKQYADVGADELVFLDISATLEGRGTTLDMVLRVAEQVNIPFTVGGGISSVEHVDELLHCGADKVSINSSAVKRPELVNELSNKFGSQCVVVAIDAKEVDGQWKVHLAGGSIPTDIDLFEWAKEVETRGAGEILFTSMNHDGTKNGFANEALAKLSETLNIPIIASGGAGNVQHFIDTFEIGKSDAALAASVFHFGEIPIPELKKELKANHIEVRL; from the coding sequence ATGCTTACAAAAAGAATAATTCCTTGCTTAGATATTAAAAACGGACGTACTGTAAAAGGTGTGAATTTTGTTGATTTGCGTGATGCAGGAGACCCAGTAGAACTCGCAAAACAATATGCGGACGTAGGAGCGGATGAACTTGTATTTCTAGATATTTCGGCCACTTTAGAAGGCAGAGGAACCACTTTAGATATGGTTTTACGTGTGGCGGAACAAGTTAATATTCCGTTTACGGTTGGGGGAGGAATTTCTTCTGTAGAGCATGTTGATGAGTTATTACACTGTGGTGCAGATAAAGTTTCTATTAATTCTTCGGCTGTTAAACGCCCAGAATTAGTGAACGAATTATCAAACAAATTTGGTAGCCAATGTGTTGTGGTTGCTATCGATGCAAAAGAAGTTGACGGACAATGGAAGGTGCATTTAGCAGGTGGAAGTATCCCGACGGATATTGATTTATTCGAATGGGCAAAAGAAGTAGAAACACGTGGTGCGGGTGAAATTTTATTCACATCAATGAATCATGATGGAACAAAAAACGGTTTTGCAAACGAAGCTTTAGCCAAATTATCCGAAACCTTAAATATCCCAATAATAGCATCGGGTGGAGCAGGGAATGTTCAACATTTTATTGATACCTTTGAAATCGGAAAATCTGATGCAGCTTTGGCCGCTAGTGTGTTCCATTTTGGTGAAATTCCAATTCCAGAATTAAAGAAAGAATTAAAAGCAAATCATATAGAAGTTCGACTTTAA